Proteins found in one Magnolia sinica isolate HGM2019 chromosome 5, MsV1, whole genome shotgun sequence genomic segment:
- the LOC131246998 gene encoding putative glycine-rich cell wall structural protein 1 — MKDLHLFFLFLFLLSLLSSHVSSLRPIKGNGFDEKKVKCKPGEDGGDKGRGENLGGYGGVGGNGAPGGGESGDGRGQVTPGVGGGSVGGRGKGDKCGGCGGVGGSGAPGGGGDSGDGRGKAVPGVGGGSGGAPGVSGGDGGVSGGDKGGGGNGGESGNGSIGGGGGNDGNGGAGGSGGKEGGGGGGFGGGGGGGMGGGGGGGFGGGGGYGDGGGGGGGFGGGGGFGGGGVGGFGGGFGGGGGGGGHGR, encoded by the coding sequence ATGAAAGATCtccatctcttctttctcttcctgtTCTTATTATCTCTGCTTTCTTCCCATGTTAGTAGCTTGAGGCCCATCAAAGGTAATGGCTTTGATGAGAAAAAGGTAAAGTGCAAGCCAGGAGAAGATGGTGGTGATAAAGGGCGAGGGGAGAATTTGGGTGGTTATGGAGGTGTAGGAGGTAATGGTGCACCAGGAGGGGGAGAGTCGGGCGATGGAAGAGGCCAGGTGACGCCAGGAGTTGGGGGTGGTAGTGTTGGAGGCAGAGGGAAAGGTGATAAATGTGGTGGTTGTGGGGGTGTTGGAGGGAGTGGTGCACCTGGAGGAGGCGGTGATTCTGGTGATGGAAGAGGTAAAGCCGTGCCAGGAGTTGGGGGTGGTAGCGGTGGGGCACCGGGTGTTAGTGGGGGtgatggtggtgtaagtgggGGAGATAAGGGTGGTGGCGGGAATGGCGGAGAAAGTGGTAATGGTTCGATTGGAGGTGGTGGTGGGAATGATGGAAATGGTGGTGCTGGAGGGAGTGGAGGAAAAGAAGGAGGAGGTGGAGGAGGATTTGGGGGTGGAGGTGGAGGTGGCATGGGTGGTGGGGGTGGAGGAGGGTTCGGAGGTGGTGGAGGGTATGGAGATGGTGGTGGGGGTGGAGGAGGATTTGGAGGTGGTGGTGGGTTTGGGGGAGGTGGGGTTGGTGGATTTGGAGGGGGTTTtggtggaggtggaggtggaggtggtCATGGGCGCTGA